From Halapricum desulfuricans, a single genomic window includes:
- a CDS encoding NAD(P)-dependent oxidoreductase, giving the protein MNVSRVGPRANDRTQVCRPSTRAHMQTIGFIGLGAMGTPMAWNLEEAGHDLLVYNRSDGPTEPFADAGIDVADSPRAVGQQADVVVIMVTDDEALAAVLDGEDGLLIGLDSETTVIQMSTVTPEATEAAAQTVQAQNARFVDAPVSGTVGPAEEGTLTVLAGGDDDVIDDVEAILAAMGEPIVRCGDVGDGARMKLFVNLLLGDMMSAYAEALTFGAAQGLDLEAMQQVVEAGAVDSPLFRIKGDLIAERDFQPRFPVDLQFKDLRYANEVANDVGVQLPQTAAARESFSAASAMGHGNEDMTAVLKYLESIADVTVER; this is encoded by the coding sequence ATGAACGTTTCCCGCGTCGGGCCACGAGCAAACGACCGCACTCAAGTGTGTCGGCCGAGTACACGAGCGCATATGCAAACGATCGGATTCATCGGACTGGGCGCGATGGGGACGCCGATGGCGTGGAACCTCGAAGAAGCCGGCCACGACTTGCTCGTGTACAACCGCAGCGACGGGCCGACAGAGCCGTTCGCCGACGCCGGGATCGACGTCGCGGACTCGCCCCGGGCGGTCGGCCAGCAAGCCGACGTCGTCGTGATAATGGTCACCGACGACGAGGCGCTGGCGGCCGTCTTGGACGGGGAGGATGGACTGCTCATCGGCCTCGACTCCGAGACGACCGTCATCCAGATGAGCACCGTCACGCCCGAAGCGACCGAGGCGGCCGCCCAGACTGTCCAGGCACAGAACGCGCGGTTCGTCGACGCGCCGGTCTCGGGCACGGTCGGTCCAGCCGAGGAGGGCACACTGACGGTGCTTGCCGGCGGTGACGACGACGTTATCGACGACGTCGAGGCGATTCTGGCCGCGATGGGCGAACCGATCGTCCGGTGTGGCGACGTGGGTGACGGCGCCAGGATGAAGCTGTTCGTCAATCTCCTGCTCGGGGATATGATGAGTGCCTACGCGGAGGCACTGACGTTCGGCGCCGCACAGGGGCTGGATCTCGAAGCCATGCAACAGGTCGTCGAGGCCGGCGCGGTCGACTCGCCGCTGTTCCGTATCAAGGGCGATCTGATCGCCGAGCGTGACTTCCAGCCGCGGTTCCCGGTCGACCTGCAGTTCAAGGACCTGCGGTACGCCAACGAGGTCGCAAACGACGTCGGCGTCCAGCTCCCACAGACCGCCGCGGCGCGCGAATCGTTCAGCGCCGCCAGCGCGATGGGACACGGAAACGAGGACATGACGGCCGTCCTCAAGTACCTCGAATCGATCGCCGACGTGACCGTCGAGCGGTAA
- a CDS encoding DUF5799 family protein produces MSDNSWRDALAAERMRVDREFEEQVQSSSFTRQQWGLVMTAVEFDIDGPSEPETAQLVADTSKLPSVMPQIEQMEQSGGGMGAPAGGAGGGGGSGGGLLGKLASILPGGDSSGGGKRQDEAASLAQEYAEALQQRLEKRDRWQAICEQASAE; encoded by the coding sequence ATGAGCGACAACAGCTGGCGGGACGCACTCGCCGCCGAGCGGATGCGAGTCGATCGGGAGTTCGAAGAGCAGGTGCAGTCGTCGTCGTTCACGCGCCAGCAGTGGGGGCTGGTGATGACGGCTGTCGAATTCGACATCGACGGGCCGAGCGAGCCTGAGACGGCCCAGTTGGTCGCCGATACGAGCAAGCTCCCGAGCGTCATGCCCCAGATCGAACAGATGGAACAGAGTGGGGGCGGTATGGGTGCACCCGCCGGTGGCGCGGGCGGTGGTGGCGGCAGCGGCGGTGGACTGCTGGGCAAGCTCGCGAGCATCCTGCCGGGCGGGGACAGTTCCGGCGGGGGGAAACGTCAGGACGAGGCGGCATCGCTCGCCCAAGAGTACGCCGAAGCGCTCCAGCAGCGTCTGGAAAAGCGCGATCGCTGGCAGGCGATCTGCGAGCAGGCTAGCGCGGAGTGA
- the purM gene encoding phosphoribosylformylglycinamidine cyclo-ligase: MSDDDSEQLTYAAAGVDIDASEAATKALIGAAGEFEGDYAGLVDIGEQYLALATDGVGTKLLVAEAVDDYSTVSIDCIAMNANDLIATGVEPVAFVDYLAVETPDEGTSEEIGAGLREGAERAGVALVGGETAVMPDVIRGLDIAGTCAGLAPKDAVFPGEAQPGDAIVGWPSSGIHSNGLTLAREAVTREHEYTDPFPPAPERTIAEELLTPTRIYSDVLAPLRQHDAHAAAHVTGGGWTNLTRMGPFHYEITDPFQPQPIFEFVQQEGNVDSEEMHRTFNMGTGFVAALAEADAETVVADSEDARIIGHVEDGPERVSIRGLDLD; the protein is encoded by the coding sequence ATGAGCGACGACGACAGCGAGCAACTCACGTACGCGGCGGCCGGGGTGGACATCGACGCCAGCGAGGCCGCAACCAAGGCACTCATCGGTGCGGCCGGGGAGTTCGAGGGGGATTACGCCGGGCTGGTAGACATCGGCGAACAATACCTGGCGCTGGCGACCGACGGCGTCGGGACGAAGCTGCTGGTCGCGGAGGCCGTCGACGATTACTCGACGGTCAGCATCGATTGCATCGCGATGAACGCCAACGACCTGATCGCGACGGGGGTCGAGCCGGTCGCGTTCGTCGATTACCTGGCCGTCGAGACGCCCGACGAGGGGACAAGCGAGGAGATCGGTGCCGGGTTGCGTGAGGGGGCCGAACGTGCGGGGGTCGCGCTCGTCGGCGGCGAGACGGCCGTGATGCCGGACGTGATCAGGGGTCTGGACATCGCCGGGACCTGTGCCGGGCTCGCGCCGAAAGACGCCGTCTTCCCCGGCGAAGCCCAGCCGGGCGACGCGATCGTCGGGTGGCCGTCCTCGGGGATCCACTCCAACGGGCTGACGCTGGCCCGGGAGGCAGTCACGCGCGAGCACGAATACACGGATCCGTTCCCGCCGGCCCCCGAGCGGACAATCGCCGAGGAGCTGTTGACGCCGACGCGCATCTACAGCGACGTGCTCGCTCCCCTGCGCCAGCACGACGCCCACGCCGCGGCGCACGTGACCGGCGGCGGTTGGACAAACCTCACTCGAATGGGCCCCTTCCACTACGAGATCACGGATCCGTTCCAGCCCCAGCCGATCTTCGAGTTCGTCCAGCAGGAGGGCAACGTCGACAGCGAGGAGATGCACCGGACGTTCAATATGGGCACTGGATTTGTCGCTGCGCTGGCCGAAGCCGACGCCGAGACAGTCGTCGCCGACAGCGAGGACGCCCGGATCATCGGGCACGTCGAAGACGGTCCCGAGCGCGTTTCGATCCGGGGCCTGGATCTCGACTGA
- the hflX gene encoding GTPase HflX — translation MTDNTHRESAVVAKRVDSGSADTAEITDLARSAGYDVAGELTQTRTEDPAFHIGEGKAEQLAEVVARTDASVVVFDNQLGPYQTYNLGNKLPEGVRILDRFRLILEIFGQRAQTRKAQLQVELAELRYELPRAEAKASLAKRDERPGFMGLGEYDESREQDIKNQIANIREELQSIEETEQHRREQRRESGFDLVALAGYTNAGKSTLLRRLAADMAVDDNEDLHPDLDPTAESEDRLFTTLGTTTRQADLDRRDVLVTDTVGFISDLPHWLVESFKSTLDSVYRADLVLLVIDVSEPVEEIREKLVTSHDTLYERNEAPILTVLNKIDAVEDGELREKREALSALAPNPVAVSAREGQNIDRLRERIDEALPDLQRERLVLPMTDDAMSLVSWIHDHANVEDVEYGERIVVDFEARLSVVERARAKASDLVEPSAEPT, via the coding sequence GTGACGGACAACACCCATCGAGAGTCAGCAGTCGTCGCCAAGCGAGTCGATTCCGGCAGTGCCGACACCGCCGAGATCACCGACCTCGCCCGTTCGGCAGGCTACGACGTCGCCGGCGAACTCACCCAGACCCGGACAGAGGACCCGGCGTTTCACATCGGGGAGGGGAAAGCCGAACAGCTGGCCGAAGTCGTCGCCCGGACGGACGCTTCCGTGGTCGTCTTCGACAACCAGCTTGGCCCGTATCAGACCTACAACCTCGGCAACAAGCTTCCCGAAGGCGTCCGGATCCTCGATCGGTTCCGGCTCATCCTGGAGATCTTCGGCCAGCGTGCCCAGACCCGCAAGGCCCAGCTGCAGGTCGAACTCGCCGAACTCCGGTACGAACTCCCGCGGGCGGAAGCCAAGGCCAGTCTCGCAAAGCGCGACGAGCGCCCCGGGTTCATGGGGCTTGGCGAATACGACGAGAGTCGCGAGCAGGACATCAAAAACCAGATCGCCAACATCCGTGAAGAGCTCCAGTCGATCGAAGAGACCGAACAACATCGCCGCGAGCAGCGCCGCGAATCCGGATTCGACCTGGTGGCGCTTGCGGGCTACACCAACGCCGGCAAGTCCACACTGCTGCGCCGACTGGCAGCGGACATGGCGGTCGACGACAACGAGGACCTCCACCCCGACCTGGACCCGACCGCCGAAAGCGAGGACCGGCTGTTCACCACGCTCGGGACGACGACCCGGCAGGCCGACCTGGATCGCCGTGACGTGCTGGTGACCGACACTGTCGGGTTCATCTCGGATCTCCCGCACTGGCTGGTCGAATCGTTCAAGTCGACGCTCGATTCGGTCTACCGCGCGGATCTCGTGCTGCTGGTCATCGATGTCAGCGAGCCCGTCGAGGAGATCCGCGAGAAACTCGTCACCAGCCACGACACGCTCTACGAGCGCAACGAAGCTCCCATTCTCACCGTTCTGAACAAGATCGACGCCGTCGAGGACGGCGAACTCCGCGAGAAGCGCGAGGCGCTGTCGGCGCTGGCTCCGAATCCGGTGGCCGTCAGCGCCAGGGAGGGACAGAACATCGACCGGCTCCGCGAGCGGATCGACGAGGCGCTGCCGGACCTCCAGCGCGAACGGCTCGTGCTCCCGATGACCGACGACGCGATGAGTCTGGTCTCCTGGATCCACGACCACGCGAACGTCGAGGACGTCGAGTACGGCGAGCGGATCGTCGTCGACTTCGAGGCGCGACTGTCGGTCGTCGAGCGAGCGCGTGCGAAGGCGAGCGACCTCGTCGAACCGTCGGCCGAACCGACGTGA
- a CDS encoding DoxX family protein gives MSRRTIETDIFGRETTFEYSERWVGYSLVTLRLVMGWVFFYAGIDKLLAGDWSAQGYLMGAASREGSLFPGLWETMAQNYVGLIDPLNMWGLTLVGLALIVGAAVRWSAFWGSVIMLFYYLSGYPLENSLLIDSHVVYIALLFGIGAFGAGRILGVDEYLERTAVVENNPWLRYVLG, from the coding sequence ATGTCAAGGCGAACGATTGAGACGGACATCTTCGGGCGCGAAACGACGTTCGAGTACTCGGAGCGGTGGGTCGGTTACTCCCTAGTGACGCTGCGGCTGGTGATGGGATGGGTCTTCTTTTATGCCGGGATCGACAAGTTACTGGCCGGCGACTGGTCCGCACAGGGTTATTTGATGGGCGCAGCCAGCCGAGAAGGGAGTCTCTTCCCCGGTCTGTGGGAAACGATGGCGCAGAACTACGTCGGCCTCATCGATCCGCTGAACATGTGGGGGCTGACGCTGGTCGGCCTGGCGCTAATAGTCGGGGCCGCGGTCCGCTGGAGCGCCTTCTGGGGTTCGGTCATCATGCTGTTCTATTATCTCTCCGGGTACCCTCTCGAGAACAGCCTGCTCATCGACAGCCACGTCGTGTACATCGCGCTGCTGTTCGGCATCGGGGCCTTCGGGGCCGGCCGGATCCTCGGCGTCGACGAGTATCTCGAACGGACGGCCGTCGTCGAGAACAACCCGTGGCTGCGGTACGTCCTGGGCTAG
- the moaC gene encoding cyclic pyranopterin monophosphate synthase MoaC, with protein sequence MRDDADGRGGDELTHTDASGDAQMVDVGDKPDSQRRAVARGTIHLEASTVEAIRASELEKGDVLATARIGAIQAVKHTWETIPMCHQIPITNVETDFEVGDTEVTLTVAVETTGKTGCEMEALEGVTTGLNVVWDMVKAAEKDADGQYPETRISDVRVLEKEKSTR encoded by the coding sequence ATGCGTGACGACGCGGACGGGCGTGGCGGCGACGAACTGACCCACACCGACGCGTCCGGCGACGCGCAGATGGTCGACGTCGGCGACAAGCCCGATAGCCAGCGTCGGGCGGTCGCTCGCGGAACGATCCACCTGGAGGCTTCGACGGTCGAGGCGATCCGTGCGAGTGAACTCGAGAAGGGGGACGTCCTCGCGACGGCGCGGATCGGGGCGATCCAGGCGGTCAAACACACATGGGAGACGATTCCGATGTGCCATCAGATCCCGATCACCAACGTCGAGACCGACTTCGAGGTCGGCGATACAGAGGTGACGCTGACCGTGGCCGTCGAGACCACCGGCAAGACGGGCTGTGAAATGGAAGCCCTGGAGGGCGTCACGACGGGACTGAACGTCGTCTGGGACATGGTCAAGGCCGCCGAAAAGGACGCGGACGGCCAGTACCCGGAGACGAGGATCTCGGACGTGCGGGTGCTCGAAAAGGAGAAATCGACCCGGTAA
- a CDS encoding NAD(P)H-hydrate dehydratase: protein MSLGDVITSEQMAVIDRNSAALGVPPKQLMESAGNAVARAVRSAVDPGGEVVVVAGRGNNGGDAFAAARFLEEYDVRVRLLGRAETITTEIARENWEALQASELDAREVRDSAAIEFGEPDLFVDAMLGTGVSGALREPMATAAARLNDSDTPVLSVDVPSGMDGTTGALADNAVEADHVVTFHKPKPGLDALAAPVTVADIGIPEGAERFVERGDLSRLSRPADSHKGAFGEVLVIGGGPYTGAPALAAQAALRAGADLVRVACPQSVASEVQGYSENLIVRPFDGDRFTPNSVATVRELAVDHDSVVLGPGLGAAENTLVAVQEFLGSYDGVIVVDADALEVVPGVETDASLIATPHQGELRAMGGETADGWRERADLVESFASDLGVTLLVKGRYDVLSDGERTRVNRTGNPGMTVGGTGDVLAGTVGALAATRDPMAAAAIGAYVTGAAGDRIVDRRGYGLVATDLLDAIPPVMWGVDDA, encoded by the coding sequence ATGAGCCTCGGCGACGTCATCACGAGCGAACAGATGGCAGTCATCGACAGGAACAGCGCCGCGCTCGGCGTCCCACCCAAGCAGTTGATGGAATCGGCGGGCAACGCCGTCGCCCGCGCAGTCCGGTCGGCCGTCGACCCGGGGGGAGAAGTAGTCGTCGTCGCCGGACGGGGGAACAACGGCGGTGACGCCTTCGCAGCGGCGCGGTTCCTCGAAGAGTACGACGTCCGGGTTCGACTGCTCGGGCGCGCGGAGACGATCACGACGGAGATCGCTCGCGAGAACTGGGAAGCGCTGCAGGCGAGCGAACTCGACGCTCGCGAGGTCCGGGACTCGGCGGCGATCGAGTTCGGGGAGCCCGACCTGTTCGTCGACGCGATGCTCGGAACCGGTGTCAGCGGCGCGCTCCGGGAGCCGATGGCCACGGCGGCCGCGCGGCTGAACGACAGCGACACGCCCGTGCTCTCGGTGGACGTCCCCTCGGGGATGGACGGGACGACTGGCGCGCTGGCCGACAACGCCGTCGAGGCCGACCACGTCGTCACCTTCCACAAGCCGAAACCGGGACTGGACGCCCTTGCCGCGCCGGTTACGGTGGCCGACATCGGGATTCCCGAGGGCGCCGAGCGGTTCGTCGAGCGCGGCGACCTATCCAGGCTCTCCCGGCCGGCCGACAGCCACAAGGGCGCGTTCGGGGAGGTGCTGGTGATCGGCGGCGGTCCCTACACCGGCGCGCCGGCGCTGGCGGCACAGGCGGCACTGCGAGCAGGTGCCGACCTCGTCCGGGTCGCCTGCCCACAGTCGGTGGCCAGCGAGGTCCAGGGCTACAGCGAGAACCTGATCGTGAGGCCGTTCGACGGCGATCGGTTCACCCCGAACTCGGTCGCAACGGTGCGGGAACTGGCAGTCGATCACGACAGCGTCGTCCTGGGGCCCGGTCTCGGAGCCGCGGAGAACACGCTCGTGGCCGTCCAGGAATTCCTCGGTAGCTACGACGGCGTCATAGTGGTCGACGCCGACGCGCTGGAAGTGGTCCCGGGCGTCGAGACCGACGCGTCGCTGATCGCGACGCCCCACCAGGGAGAACTGCGGGCGATGGGCGGCGAGACGGCTGATGGCTGGCGCGAGCGCGCCGATCTGGTCGAATCGTTCGCGTCCGACCTCGGCGTCACGCTGCTGGTCAAGGGGCGGTACGACGTACTTTCCGACGGCGAGCGAACGCGCGTCAACCGGACCGGCAACCCGGGGATGACTGTCGGGGGGACTGGCGACGTGCTTGCGGGAACAGTCGGCGCGCTAGCAGCGACTCGGGACCCGATGGCTGCGGCGGCGATCGGCGCGTACGTCACCGGCGCGGCGGGCGATCGAATCGTCGACCGGCGGGGATACGGTCTCGTGGCGACGGACCTGCTCGACGCCATCCCGCCAGTGATGTGGGGGGTCGACGATGCGTGA
- a CDS encoding acylphosphatase, giving the protein MSERTRAHVFISGRVQGVFFRATTRDTAREQGVDGWVKNLDDGRVEAVFEGPKDTVEAMVEFCHEGSPQARVEDVVVEYEEPTGLDGFEIRY; this is encoded by the coding sequence ATGAGCGAGCGAACTCGCGCACACGTGTTCATCTCCGGGCGCGTCCAGGGCGTGTTCTTCCGGGCGACGACCCGTGACACCGCCCGCGAGCAGGGCGTCGACGGCTGGGTGAAGAATCTGGACGACGGCCGCGTCGAGGCCGTCTTCGAAGGGCCGAAAGACACTGTCGAAGCGATGGTCGAGTTCTGTCACGAGGGGAGTCCGCAGGCTCGGGTCGAGGACGTCGTCGTCGAGTACGAGGAGCCGACGGGGCTGGACGGCTTCGAGATTCGGTATTGA